CTGGAAGGAGCGAGGAAGTTGAACCCAAATCGTCCATTGGACCGGGCTGGCTCGGATGAGCGTGAGCAAGCCTTGTCATCCTGGACTGCGCAAGTGCTTTCGGTCTGCGGGCAGGCCAGCAGGATCAGATAGGGCAGCCAGCCGAGCAAGCCGGACAAGTGCATCCGGTGCTCGAAGGCCAGGAGCAGAACCGCAAGGAGCGCATAGCCACCGAAGACTCAACGGGAGCGTCGTTTTGTCCTGATGGTTGTCTCGGTGCGCGGAATGGTCATGTGCTTCCATCGAATATGCCAAGAGTTATGCGTCACTCTTACCTTGCTCGCGACAACCCTATGCCAACATGACCTGGAAGTGACATTCACGTCAGTGGGACTGGGCTATCCCTCAGCGCAACCGCGCCGGCGGATGGTTGCAGCAAGCGCCGCTCATCGGATGCGCCTCGTTTTCGATTTCATTGCCCTCGATGAACTTCCACAGGCTGCGGCGCCAGCGATGCAAACCGCCGCGGAGAACGAGGCCCGCCCCGGCAACGACGGCTTCGATTTGTGCGAATGTCACCTGGCGCAGGTCATATTCGACAGTGAGATCATCCGCCCCCGGAACGGCAGTTGTGACTCCCATCATGCCGAGGAGCATGCCGCACGTGGCACGAAGCGTCTCCTGTTTCGGCGCGATGAAGCGAATCTTGCGCCGTTTGACGATGGGGACGACATTTTTGACGCCTTCCGGTGAGGTGTAGAGCGATGGATTGGCAATGAAGCGTTCGAGGCATTGCGCCGAACAGAAATGGAATTCGATCCCTTGCCATGTCGTCGAGTATGGCGATGCGATAACGCCTACAATCATCCCACACACCGGGTCGCGGCTCGTTTCAGGTTTCCTGGTCATGGGTCTCTCCTGTCAAGGTAGCACATGGAGATGCTGAAAATATGTAGCGTGCAGGTAATGCGCCGTCCTGCCAGCCCCGACTTTCGGGGCATGCGTCAGATCAGATCGCCTG
This genomic interval from Sulfuricystis multivorans contains the following:
- a CDS encoding YHS domain-containing protein, producing MTRKPETSRDPVCGMIVGVIASPYSTTWQGIEFHFCSAQCLERFIANPSLYTSPEGVKNVVPIVKRRKIRFIAPKQETLRATCGMLLGMMGVTTAVPGADDLTVEYDLRQVTFAQIEAVVAGAGLVLRGGLHRWRRSLWKFIEGNEIENEAHPMSGACCNHPPARLR